The window TTGTCTGCTTCGCGTTTCCCGGAGCAGACCATGAATCAACCTCGTTCGCGGCCACGCCGCAAGGTCTCGCAAGACCAGATTGTGCTGCCGTTACTCGATTGCATCGAAAACGACGGCGGCAAGGCGCATACCCACGACCTTTACGACGCGATCGCACTCAAGTGCGGCGTGCCGGAAGTCGAACAGCAAGAAACGACGCTACTCGCCGGACGAAATGTCAATGTGTACCAGCGATCTGTCAGGTGGGCGCAGCAGCGCGCCCGTTTGATGGGACTGATCAACTCGTCCGGTCGCGGCGAATGGGAGTTGACAGGCAAGGGGCGAGACGCACTGCGTCAGGCCGCACCTGGCATCGTCATCACCATCTTCACGACGAGCAAAGGCGTGGCGCTGTTCGGCGAAGCGAAGGAGGCCGTCGCGCACATCGACGACGGATCTCTCAGACTGATCCTGACGTCGCCCCCGTATCCGCTTCTGCGCGAAAAGCAGTACGGCAATAAGCCTGTCGAAGAGTATCTCGACTGGCTGATGCGGATTGCTGAACTGTGGCCGCAGAAGCTGGCGGGCGACGGCTCGGTGGTGCTCAACCTTGGAGACGTATTCCAGAGCGGCGCGCCGATGTTGTCGACGTATCAGGAACGGCTAATCATCCGACTCGAGGACGATCTGGGATGGAAGCTGTGTTCCCGGTACGCATGGCACAACCCGTCGAAGATGCCAGCGCCGGCGGAGTGGGTCACCGTGCGCCGCGTCCGCGTCAAGCCGTCGCTCGAGCAGATCTACTGGCTCGCACCGAACGGCGAGCCGTATGCCGACAATTCGCAGGTACTCGTGCCGTACAGCGAGTCCATGCGATCGCGCATTGCCGCTGGTGGCGAGAAGGGGGCAGTACGACCCAGTGGCCACGAGCTGTCGGCCGGGGCGTTCGACGTCGACAACGGCGGGGCGATACCGCCCAATCTGATCGTCGCGGCGAATACCGAGTCGAACAGTCATTACATGAAGGCTTGCCGCGAGCAGGATCTGCCGGTCCATCCGGCGCGGTTTCCGGGCGCTGTCCCGGAACACTTCATCAAGCTGTGCACGATGGAAGGCGACACGGTCTACGACCCGTTCTCGGGTTCGTTCAAGACTGGCGCAGAGGCTGAGCGCCTTGGCCGGAACTGGATCGGAAGCGAATTGATGCTTGACTACGTGTTGGGGGGAGCAAACCGCTTTCCGGATGCAGTACTCACACGGCAAGTCATCGGTGATTTCCGGCGAGCCGCGGATCTTTTCGCCTGAGCAGGCATGTCGGCACCACTTCCGGTGCCTGAATTTTTGGCTCGTCGGCGGAATCTGTGGGTGGTTTGATGCGATTCATGAGGGACAGAGGAAGCGATAGAGTTTCTTGCAGGTAGCGTCAAAGGCGTTCTGCTCGTGCTCGGAGAGGTGCCTCGAAAGCGGGCCACCGAACTCGTGGATCTCATTGAGAAGCAGTGTGCGGGCATCCATGGCGGCTAAGTCCGGATCGACGTGACGGACTTCGATGAGATGGCCACCAAGCATCCAAAGGTGATCGCGGTGGCGGTGCAACGTTTTGCGGGCATAGCCGTGGGTCAGCAGGTGTTGCAGGAAAGGTGTGAAGACCTTCACGAGCGCCTGTCCGAATGGGATGTCCTCGTCCTCGAAGCGCCATGAGGCAGGCCAGTT of the Paraburkholderia aromaticivorans genome contains:
- a CDS encoding site-specific DNA-methyltransferase codes for the protein MNQPRSRPRRKVSQDQIVLPLLDCIENDGGKAHTHDLYDAIALKCGVPEVEQQETTLLAGRNVNVYQRSVRWAQQRARLMGLINSSGRGEWELTGKGRDALRQAAPGIVITIFTTSKGVALFGEAKEAVAHIDDGSLRLILTSPPYPLLREKQYGNKPVEEYLDWLMRIAELWPQKLAGDGSVVLNLGDVFQSGAPMLSTYQERLIIRLEDDLGWKLCSRYAWHNPSKMPAPAEWVTVRRVRVKPSLEQIYWLAPNGEPYADNSQVLVPYSESMRSRIAAGGEKGAVRPSGHELSAGAFDVDNGGAIPPNLIVAANTESNSHYMKACREQDLPVHPARFPGAVPEHFIKLCTMEGDTVYDPFSGSFKTGAEAERLGRNWIGSELMLDYVLGGANRFPDAVLTRQVIGDFRRAADLFA